The segment GACGTTATCGGAGGTTGAGCTAGAGCTGATGGACAAAAGCTAAGGGGCAATATCTGATGTTTCGCTGCCGGCTTCAAGCTCTTGCAATTCCTGGTTTAGGCCGGCCAAGAGTTAGTGAACATCGCCCTATAGTCGGAAGTGGTCAAATTTTCCTAAGCTTGCCAATCAACAATATGTTGGAGAATATTACCATCTGTGCAAATCTTTTAAAGGGAAACAGGATATTCAATTTACCGCTAGTGATATTGAAGCTTGGGTGTGGGGTTAACCTGATATTTCTACCTAATTCCAGGCACGCGGTGCAAAATATTTTGAGTGACTAAGGTTTCAAATTGTGATCTCATCGCTCTGGCTGCCACGGAGTCCGCTAGCAGTACACCCGCTTCAATGTTACGCGCATGAGCAGCTTGGGTAAAATTAGCCGATGTCACAAGCAAGCATTCATCATCCACTACAACGCACTTGGCGTGCAGGCTAGCTTTTTCTCCCGTACCCATTGCAAGGGAGCGTGGATCGTGAAAGACCTCTGGCAACCGTTGTCCAGGCCAGATTTCCTTTCGGAAGGTGTCAGCAAATTCCCTTAGCAGTGTAGAATCTGGAGCTTCGCTCTTGTAGGGGCGATGTACGTTCAGAAACATCCTGACTTGAAGTTCTAGATTGGCATCCATCCGCTCTGCTAGTATCCCAAACAATTCTCGCGCTTTCTTTCCCTTGTCAATTGCAAAGCTGGAAATGAGGACGCTCGTTTTGGCAGTGCTGAACAGCTCGCGGACGACAACGCGGGTATCGCGACTTTCAGAACCGGCAACTTCCTGACCTGTCCAAACCAGGTCGATGCGATCCCGCACGTCCTGGGACGATTCCCGCTCGGCGGCTAACAAACGCAAAGTGTAAGCGAGGTGGTCAGCGGTTGCTCCCATTGCTTGGAGTCGATTGAATTCCTGAAGAATCTCTCGACATAAGTTTCCTGGCACGTAGCGGGCCAGACTGGATTCGTAAAACGGCGCGTGAAGCCGGCCCGTCTCCAGACCGGCAGCAAGGCTCACAAGGGCAGGACGGTTGAGGCGGAGGAACGAAGACATCACAACATCTCATCGGGGAAGAAGGCTGCACCTAGCCCTTCAACCGTATTAACCACCAACGCCCGGTCAAGGAACTCATTGCGTCGCTCACAGGATGTTTCAGCAATCAACAGGCAGCCATGACAAGCCGACCCGTGAAGAAACCGCTCTTCTTGAAGATTATCGGGCTTGTGTTGAGCGCAGACGGGATCGTTAGAACATAGCCTACCCAGTTCCAAGGCGTTAGCCAGATGGTCTTCAATTCGCTTGCCTACTTGTACCAGTCCCCCCAACGTTCCTTCTGAGCCTGACGTTCCCGTGTATAACAGGATGCCGTAACCCGATTCCCCCGCATAAATACGTTCCCGGATCGAGCTGGCGGCGTAACCGCATTCGAGGGACACCGCTGTAATTAGCAGGTGGGATAGGGAGTGCAGCATGATGTAGGGCAAGCCAGGAAATTTCGCTTTGTCGTCTGGAATCCCCCGTTGCTTGCACCATTGATCGAAGCCGCTAAACAGTTCCCGTCCACGATTCTGGACAAAGTCCTGTTTGCGCCAGTCTTCAATGGCTTGCTTTTTAAAGGCGATAAACACGCCCTCACCCTTATTCTCCACAGCAGGAACCCAAGTCGGTTCGATATCTAGAGCTGCCCTGCGTACTTCCAGAGAAAGTTCACCATCAATATCAGGCATCGCGGCTTCAAAGCGAGTAAACCCGACTTGGGCGATGACTTCCCGGAGGCGATGAACGAGGACAATGCGTTCTATATGGGACTGCCATCTGGCAGCCAAGTTATTCAATTTACGGGCACGGGCATAGAAATCACCTTCAGGGGCATCTTCTCCTACCTCCTCAAGGCTGGATAGTAAAGTTTCAATCTCTACCTGCTTGATGCTCTTGGGTATGTCAGACTGCCCACCTTGGCGGCGTTGGATTTCTCCCCACACCGCTTGGTCGCTGAATCCTTCTAGGGCATTAAAGACTTTCTGCTTCTTGCGTTCTTTCTGGGCATCTCTGAGGTCTTCGGCATACTGAAGGAAGTCTTCATAGACCAAGTTAACAGCCTGCCGTAAGGCTTCATCGGAGTCTGGGAGAGAAATAACGCTCAGGGTTTGTGCAAAGTAGGCATTGCTAGCTGAGCGTACCAGCAAGCGATTGGCTTCTGGCTTGCCTGTAGTTGTCGAAACACAGGAGTTAGCCGCATTGGGATTGGGACCGAGCCACGGGCGTTCTCCCTTGCAAGAACCTAATGCCTTTCTTCCAGGCAAGGTGGCATCGGAGAGTGGACGGCGCTCTTTACATTGTTCGCACCGAACAAAGATGTCGGCAAAGTCATTTCCGGAGCCTCCCTCGTCCAACCAAAGCTGAGCCGGGCAGTTGCTTTGGCACTTGGGGTTGACGAAGAGATACCAATCAATGTCGCTGATGTGCCCGTTAAGACAGGCTTGAACAAAGCGCACGGGAACAACGGGTTTTTTCTTTTTATTGCAGTCGAGATATTTCCCTTTCACTAAGCGACCCCACGGCAGTAGAGCGCGCGTCCGATATTCTTTGCCGGTGGGTGCTGTCCAAGTCTCTTCGCCCTGCGCTACAAACCAAGCTGGGAAGGTAAATGCCGTTATCCCTGTACGCGGCGCAGCAGGGTCTGGTGTGTCTACAGGGGGAGCGTACAGGGCAATACTATTGACCTCCAAAATCTCGCTAACCCTTCCAGCTAGACGGTCTTCATAAATTCGTTTGCGATCGCCTTTCCAGTGGTTCAGTCCTCCAATTAAAACAGAATAATCGGGTAAATCCACCATTGATCCTGGACCGAAGGTGGATAAAATTTGACTCTGCCGAATTTCTCCACAGGGATGTTGCTTTGCCTTTGATTTCATGAGTCTTCTTCCTCTAGCTCAAATCCATCAGGGTTTCGCACCCACAAATTTACGGTTGGCTCAACATCGCGTAGGCTGCGCTGAGCTTTGAACTTTCGTTCTGCTAATGGCTTTCTGTCGAGTTCCGGATCGAGCGGGTCACGTAATAAAGGAGGCGCTTGACCTACTTCCTGCTGGTATTGAAGGCTGCCCTTTTTAGCAGCAATGTGTTCCCAGATATCGAGTAAATCCACAACCCGTCCTCTAAGCTTCTGACGCAATTCCTCTGCTTCCTCAGCATTCAGTTCCTTGTCGTGCATCTCGGCTCGTTGGGCAATGATATCTATTACAAAGTCCAGATTCCGGCGCTGTTGAACAATATCGACGGCCTTCAAAGGCGCTGTCATGTCAGGATTTCCCAGACGAGCTAGGGCAACGGTGACAGCTGCGAGTCCCCGATCCACGGCACGCGGAGAGAAGGGAGTGACGCTGGTGGCTTCCACGGCCCGGTAGAATGTGGTGTGCCATGCTTGGAAACGCTCGTAGTGGGAGCGGTCGCGGGGTCGATGCACGTTTAGCAATGTCACAACCAACCCCGGTCGGTTTTCATCTCGTCCGACACGGCTGGTGGCTTGAATATATTCCGCCGCTGTTTTAGGTTGACCCAGCACGACCATCAATCCCAGACAGGTGATATCAAGACCTACTGAAATCATGTTGGTGGCTAAGGCAACATCAACCCGTTCTTTTTTGTGGAAGGACAGCGCTAACCGGCGTTTGGTCTCTGCCACTTTGTTGGTACTCTCGCGAGAAGTTAGCTCTGAGGGTTCATTCGCAATTTGACGGTCGCAAAATGACCCCGAACTTTCATTTTCTCGGTGACGCAGGCTGTACCGTTCAACGCGGGATTTGACCTCGTCTTCGACAATCCGGCGACTGCCACCGAGTTCGCGCAGGGAGTTGAAGTAGCCCAATAGTGTCATGTAGGGGTCTGCTGGGTTATCGGGGTTCTTTGCCCCATCGGCTGCTTCCCAGTCTTTTTGAGCGGCCCCTAAGAGGGCTAGATAAGTTCGCAGCAGCACTACTTTGAGGCTACGCCCCTGAGCCGCAATCCCAACATAGGTGCGACCGTACTTTTCGGTAATCGGGACTGTCTTCGCAAAAAATGAATCGCGGCGGTCTGGTCCCGGTGGGGGAAACACATCAACCTGGTTACGCCCGAATAACGCCTGAATTTGCTTAGTGGCGCGGCGCACAGTGGCGGTGGAAGCAATAATCTTGGGTCGGATGGTTGTGGTTTCACCTTCTCGGCTGCACAGTGCATCGATTGCCGTTTCGTAAAGCCCCACCATCGTTCCCAGCGGCCCTGAAATGAGGTGCAGCTCATCTTGAATAATCAAATCTGGCGGGGGCAGAGGTTTATCAAGAAGGCGACCGCGACTGGGAGTAGCAGAACCATAGAAACCTTCCGGGTCATAGCGGTTTACGTGTCCAAACAATGCCCCCGTTTCCCCTACCCAGGGCAGGTTAGCGAACTTATCGACAGTGGCGATGATGAAGCAGGGAAGTCGCCGATAAATTGGCTCGTCTACTGCAACAATCGGAAGGGATTGGTTGCCTCTAAACACGCATTGGGGTGTGCCGTCTTGTCGCTTTTTCCGATTGCTACAAATAACTTTAAGATTGTTGGGTTTATCTGCATTGGGCAGCAATTGGAACGAAGTGGTGGTAAACTCGCCACCGCACCACGGGCAGTTTTCTAGAGGAATGGGTGAGGGTTTGTTGCGATTGTTATTTTGATAGGCAATGGTACGGGCACGGGCGGAGTATTGGTTGTTGTCTCCTTTTTGACCCATGACATTAGGCGTGGCAGTCTGTCCAACCCACAGTCCAATCTCAAAGGGCCAGGTTCCTAGTTTTTCCACGTCCTGCTGTCGCTCTAACTCTAAGGCGCAAATCAAGGTGGCAGCTCGACCGAGCTGGTCTAGGGTGAGCAGTCTTAGCGTGTAGCGCATGATGACGCTAACTCCAGCCCCATTTAAGCCTGGATTCCGCAGCCGGCGCAGGATTAAGGTAAAGGCGGCAAGTCCCAGATATGCCTCGGTTTTACCCCCGCCGGTGGGGAAAAAGAGCAAGTCTACTAATTCACGGTCGCTATGTTCGGGATTGGCGAGACCGGCTAGATTCATCAACAGAAAGGCAAGCTGAAAAGGTCGCCATTCTGGAGGCTTGAGTTCACTAGGGTTTTGATCTGTGCCATGTACAGACCGTTGGCGGATGGCAGTGGCGATTGCCCGATTAGCGATGCGAAATGCCTCTAGTACCTCCGGGTCATCTAAGCATTGAAGTCCACCGGCAATGCGTTTCTTGGCAATGCCGGCCCGATCTAAAAGGTCATTGGCAACATCGACTCGATGTTCTGGCTGTTTTGGAGCTTTCGCACCCTGGTCAGCAATCCATTGGGTGTAGGCTGTAATCATTGGACTGACCATGCTGCGGACTGCATCGGCGGTAGAAGCACCGGCTAGTGCTTCCATGCTTAATTCCACTTGGTCTACTTGAGTGGGAACGACTTTTTCTACATCGGCGCTGGGCATCCAGGCAGTGGAGATTTCCCGACAACTGCCATTCGCGTTGGGAATGGCAATCGCGGAGACGTTATGACCCACAGCATATTCGTAATCATCGCGGTGTTGCAGATCAGCAACGCTCTCATCCCAATCCTCACCACTTTGTCCGCGCAAGTCGGGGCGGGGAACGAGAGATTCCGCAGTACGGATGGTCAGTGTTGTTTGAAAAATATAAGCCCTGTCCCGTTCGTTGTCAGGCGCACAATGGCGATTGTTGACTAGGAACACAGAGACGGAACGGGTTCCCACCGGCACTAGGGTAGGACAGAGGATAGGACGGATAGAGATAACCAGTTGTAAGCCATCGCTATTGGGGATGTTTATGTGCCTTGGTGCGCTTTTATGGAGAGGTTTAGGAGATTGGTTCTCTGCCGGCAGGGAAATGCTAACTGGGACTTGTTTAGGTCTTCTTTGCCAGGAACTAGAGAGCAAAGTTTGCAAGCTGGTTTCAGCTTTTTCTGCTTCGTCGTCTTTAGCAATAGGAACGTAATCGCCCCACTGCACGGTGACATCTATCTGGGCGGTTTCCTGGGGAACGAGGAAGCTTAGGCCCATCGAAGAAGGGAAAAAGGCTTTGCGGGCGGAGGCGGTTTCTGGATTGGTTTCGTCGTCGCCGGCACTGGTGTTGCTGTGTTGGTCTAGTTCTTCGTTGCCGGTGTCGTCTGAACGTTTATCGGGTGAGGCTTCATAAGGAACGAGAAAACCGCACAGATACCACTTGGAGGGGGCTTGAGGTAGAATTTCTTCAGCGTGAGCGGTATCGTCGGGAGTGGGTCCGACGAGGTCGAGTTGTAGGGCATCAATGAGATGTTTGCGAACTTCAGCCGGGGTGGTTGGCATAGCCGGAATTAAGATTAAGTACGCTAGAGATAGAATGCCCTTCTGGGTTGGGGTAATTGAGAATGGCTGCGAAAGATGTCTTTCCCGATTAGTTAAGTTATGAGATGGGTTGAGAGTTCAAAGCATCAGTAATCATCTCTTCAATTTCTTCAATAGCAGTCTTGATGCTGTTATCTGGAGAATATAGAATAGACTTCTTGAGTTCATCCAAATAATCCCAGATATTTTGTCGTAGTTCGGGGCGAGAGCTGCTAACCATATTTTGGAAGTCCCAAATATCCCAAGCCAAGAACCCTACTGCCAACAATGGATCTATTAGTTGGGAAGCTGTTTTAGCTATTGTCGATGCACTCGCCTTGACTGCCAATTTTGAGCCGGCCTTTGCGGCAAACTTTGATCCTAATTTGGCGCTAATCGCAACTGTAGTCAGGGCAAATATTTTGGTTGACAATTCGCTATTTATGCTTTCTGGAGAAAGACTATATTGACTGTTTCCCGTGTTATAAATTAACTGGGCAATTCCCTTTAGGTGTCTGTTCCAGTCTTGCTCGGAAACCCGATACTTAGCTTTGACTTCAGAAAACTTATATCCAATGCCTGAAGCATAATTTCTCCCAACTCGCTCTATAATCTTTTTTAAAGAAGTCTCAGCTTCTTCATTAAGTACAAGCTGGTTGAATTTATTGTTAAAATCTTCTATCATTCGTTTTTGAATGATTTGGTCAGCATTTAAGGTTTTCTCGTCTTTGCTTCTCAACACCTTCAAAGCAGAATCTAGCTGAAATGTTAACCAAGCAAACGGAACCCCAAATTCCATAGCTTTTTGGTTGAGATAGCTGAAATACCAGCTAAGAAATTGCTCGTCTACTTTTTTCATTTGATCGGCAACCCAATCATCTAGCTCATCGGTGGCATATTCTTCTATGCTCTCATAAGCCTTTCTCAGTGAAGCTGTCAAGGCTTGATCAACGTCATACCATGTTTCCTGAGATAAAGCTCCTTGGTCAATCATTTTAGAGGAAGTATTTTCCTCACTAATGGCTGTAGCTGTTGCCGCATTAACAGCAGTTGCCGGCATAAAGCCTAGAATAATGCCTATCCAGAGTAACAAGACGAGTGCTACCGTAGAAACAAATTGCTTAGCTATTTTTTTTCTGTAAAACATATTCCTGACTAATCTGATTTATTTGAAGTGATAGATCGAGCCAATCTAATCGATTGGATAATATTTCGATCCACTTCGTCTACTACTGTCATAATTCCGTTTTCAGGATTGTTAAGAAGAGAAGATTTAACTTCGTGTAGGTAAGCCGCTAAGTTAGCTCGTAAGAGTGGCTTTTCAATATTGGCAGTATGGTTGGTGTCCCAAATATCCCAAAGAAGAATTCCAGCGCCTACCGTGCAATCTACAAAAGCGGTTCCTACTTTACCTGCCAAAACTGTACCTGTTTTAGTGGCGAGTTTTGCCCCTACTTTGCCGGCAAGTGTAGCAGCAACCTTGCTGCCAATTTGAGGTAAAAGAGGTGCAATCAAAGGCTTGAAAACAACATAGGCTGCTCCACTACCTAGTTTATTTAAAGAGAGGCTTAGCATTTTGCCTTCAGTATCTTTGACATTGACTGATATATCGCTGAGGTAGCGCTCCCAATCGGCTTGAGGAATCTGTTGCTTTTGGGCAACTTGGCTGAGATTTAGGCTTAATTGATTGAGATGGAACGTAACTGTTCCACTAGCAATTCGCTCAAGCCTGAGTTGAGCAATTTGCGGTCTGAGTACCCGTTTGGCAAACTCAGTCTGGAAGTCTTCCGTGATGATTTCTGCAACTTTTTCTTCTGGAGTTGGACTGTTGGGATTGAGCCACCGGCTCGTGTGTGCTGAGATGCCGGCAAAGAAGCTTTTGTACTCAATTTGCTTTTGATTAAAGTAGCCGAAATACCAATCTAAGAAGCTTTTGTCAACACGCTCCATTAAATC is part of the Microcoleus sp. FACHB-672 genome and harbors:
- the drmC gene encoding DISARM system phospholipase D-like protein DrmC is translated as MSSFLRLNRPALVSLAAGLETGRLHAPFYESSLARYVPGNLCREILQEFNRLQAMGATADHLAYTLRLLAAERESSQDVRDRIDLVWTGQEVAGSESRDTRVVVRELFSTAKTSVLISSFAIDKGKKARELFGILAERMDANLELQVRMFLNVHRPYKSEAPDSTLLREFADTFRKEIWPGQRLPEVFHDPRSLAMGTGEKASLHAKCVVVDDECLLVTSANFTQAAHARNIEAGVLLADSVAARAMRSQFETLVTQNILHRVPGIR
- the drmB gene encoding DUF1998 domain-containing protein, translated to MKSKAKQHPCGEIRQSQILSTFGPGSMVDLPDYSVLIGGLNHWKGDRKRIYEDRLAGRVSEILEVNSIALYAPPVDTPDPAAPRTGITAFTFPAWFVAQGEETWTAPTGKEYRTRALLPWGRLVKGKYLDCNKKKKPVVPVRFVQACLNGHISDIDWYLFVNPKCQSNCPAQLWLDEGGSGNDFADIFVRCEQCKERRPLSDATLPGRKALGSCKGERPWLGPNPNAANSCVSTTTGKPEANRLLVRSASNAYFAQTLSVISLPDSDEALRQAVNLVYEDFLQYAEDLRDAQKERKKQKVFNALEGFSDQAVWGEIQRRQGGQSDIPKSIKQVEIETLLSSLEEVGEDAPEGDFYARARKLNNLAARWQSHIERIVLVHRLREVIAQVGFTRFEAAMPDIDGELSLEVRRAALDIEPTWVPAVENKGEGVFIAFKKQAIEDWRKQDFVQNRGRELFSGFDQWCKQRGIPDDKAKFPGLPYIMLHSLSHLLITAVSLECGYAASSIRERIYAGESGYGILLYTGTSGSEGTLGGLVQVGKRIEDHLANALELGRLCSNDPVCAQHKPDNLQEERFLHGSACHGCLLIAETSCERRNEFLDRALVVNTVEGLGAAFFPDEML
- the drmA gene encoding DISARM system helicase DrmA; the encoded protein is MPTTPAEVRKHLIDALQLDLVGPTPDDTAHAEEILPQAPSKWYLCGFLVPYEASPDKRSDDTGNEELDQHSNTSAGDDETNPETASARKAFFPSSMGLSFLVPQETAQIDVTVQWGDYVPIAKDDEAEKAETSLQTLLSSSWQRRPKQVPVSISLPAENQSPKPLHKSAPRHINIPNSDGLQLVISIRPILCPTLVPVGTRSVSVFLVNNRHCAPDNERDRAYIFQTTLTIRTAESLVPRPDLRGQSGEDWDESVADLQHRDDYEYAVGHNVSAIAIPNANGSCREISTAWMPSADVEKVVPTQVDQVELSMEALAGASTADAVRSMVSPMITAYTQWIADQGAKAPKQPEHRVDVANDLLDRAGIAKKRIAGGLQCLDDPEVLEAFRIANRAIATAIRQRSVHGTDQNPSELKPPEWRPFQLAFLLMNLAGLANPEHSDRELVDLLFFPTGGGKTEAYLGLAAFTLILRRLRNPGLNGAGVSVIMRYTLRLLTLDQLGRAATLICALELERQQDVEKLGTWPFEIGLWVGQTATPNVMGQKGDNNQYSARARTIAYQNNNRNKPSPIPLENCPWCGGEFTTTSFQLLPNADKPNNLKVICSNRKKRQDGTPQCVFRGNQSLPIVAVDEPIYRRLPCFIIATVDKFANLPWVGETGALFGHVNRYDPEGFYGSATPSRGRLLDKPLPPPDLIIQDELHLISGPLGTMVGLYETAIDALCSREGETTTIRPKIIASTATVRRATKQIQALFGRNQVDVFPPPGPDRRDSFFAKTVPITEKYGRTYVGIAAQGRSLKVVLLRTYLALLGAAQKDWEAADGAKNPDNPADPYMTLLGYFNSLRELGGSRRIVEDEVKSRVERYSLRHRENESSGSFCDRQIANEPSELTSRESTNKVAETKRRLALSFHKKERVDVALATNMISVGLDITCLGLMVVLGQPKTAAEYIQATSRVGRDENRPGLVVTLLNVHRPRDRSHYERFQAWHTTFYRAVEATSVTPFSPRAVDRGLAAVTVALARLGNPDMTAPLKAVDIVQQRRNLDFVIDIIAQRAEMHDKELNAEEAEELRQKLRGRVVDLLDIWEHIAAKKGSLQYQQEVGQAPPLLRDPLDPELDRKPLAERKFKAQRSLRDVEPTVNLWVRNPDGFELEEEDS